The following proteins come from a genomic window of Sardina pilchardus chromosome 1, fSarPil1.1, whole genome shotgun sequence:
- the LOC134069514 gene encoding putative adhesion G protein-coupled receptor E4P has protein sequence MLHTTLSSMKGMNSQIKDIRVVVLKTVAQLLIIGGPWVLGFFIHNKFLELAFHILSSQQGSFIFLIHCVLNAEVRQQFTAICRG, from the exons AtgttacacacaacactctcaTCCATGAAAGGCATGAATTCTCAGATTAAAGATATCAG AGTTGTGGTGCTGAAAACTGTGGCCCAATTATTGATCATCGGTGGCCCTTGGGTACTGGGattcttcattcacaacaaGTTCCTGGAATTGGCCTTCCACATTCTGAGCTCCCAGCAGGGATCCTTCATCTTTCTGATCCACTGTGTTCTTAATGCAGAG gtgcgGCAACAGTTCACAGCGATCTGCAGAggatga